A section of the Paenibacillus odorifer genome encodes:
- a CDS encoding discoidin domain-containing protein yields the protein MNSLRGLLFGKSLKRIFRITVSLSLLVTLVPLSAEGAAVESTELSIITDYQPAINEVIDESGFKHPGVGLTKDILENIRTQVRAQKEPWITYYNQMLLSPAASRTVTSNNQSGANPLKPASDAFNSQGFNSRFIADGLKAYTQALLYVISGDEVYRANAMHIIRIWSQMDPEKYVYFNDAHIHTGIPLNRMVTAAEILRYTSTQTEELKWTEQDVADFTNNLINPLIETFQHTNDRFMNQHLYPLLGAMSGYIFTGNKDRYNEGVEWFTVNKTAVDQGQNGAIKALFRWVDTNIVTGEKVNPPVVQHVEMGRDQAHGAGDITNVEILSRLLLAQETKVDPVEGTVSSAPNAVGPYEFLDQRILKAADYFAQYMIGHDTPWIPVAAHTDVNGNPTIIYKHLAGGYRGRIGGNVYDLYYYYKYTAGINMEVEAPYFSEMFTKRLPFYWESPDGGGDYWLYIPKEAEGEGTLNLPKGITNPDLRELEDRYTKLDSHSTTKQEGDTTYVEITATDEGSKIAYVGASSGERTIAFKIRTTGIATMEVFGDTVTLPDTKGQWRYIQYAFNEFQGFSDLVYFNVKGNGTTVDIDHINLKAGAQLTPPVFTSGKAPVSLFTYEGSTAAIQFDFSATDAGATDVVAYQADQLPEGALFNETSGVFSWSGAHAGTYSFVVSASDGTSVTTKDVTVVVANDRQSAVNAVISPYHADVPYISATLAHYKQVHAEVMDVITNVTDEVFYQKLFDLNLAVQSLKELTPLMKDGSVNFTNMFVSSTFGNAVPNLLDNTNDSFVGYYTAQDRAHYMDLGPDFQISAESFELQVRASFPERIGGVAMFGSNDKENWTRLTPGLTTVTEEMQRLEVQAGLEHEKFRFLKMEMIKPSSTMLEIAEFRIFGQRYETVNQLESVSIHSDQSLKNRIIPGDTIQLSFKSTEMIHNVTANIQGQPVAVSSVDNINWTAKLVVNENVPSGTVKFKINYKTAAGEDAVETIFTTDGSTLFIADQTGLVANVLEIANLIDSSGRNPADLLATAKVLFDNHLGSITDFRLNGSGYGAYLTFDFKEGGQALLSRVEVIGRQDNYAGRINGTVVQGSNDNVTWTTISNAAWNTPEWQTLTINSTEPYRYIRITNGNNWYGNMAELRLYGDVKINSKLDAVSISSDQSIQKRIVSGNTVKLSFKASDAINQVNVNIQGQVATIATVDKINWTAEAVMGNNVQPGPVNFSIKYKTKEGIEGPEKTSTTDGSSLYIPDETELISNVLAITNLSDSSGRTSTDLRNVAGSLFDGNAGSITDFRVNGSGYGGFITFDFKEGNRVQLSKAEVLSRQDNYFTRINGTVVQGSNDNTSWTTISSPAGKTMDWQTLSISNAEAYRYIRIYNSSNWFGNMAELRFYGVVKGADHTAPVTMDDAPQGWTNKDTLVTFTATDAGSGVAVTYFTVNDGEQQTGNSVILSHEGTHKLVYWSVDREGNVEQPQKVAVVKIDRTAPQVVINGEVSYTIEQTLNITCNAADTVSGITYSPCDSTLADVKAYTLEPGTHSVTAKAEDAAGNVGLAEHSFSVYATFDSLSALTETFAAETGAPDLENVTNSLLQQLANAKEKAEQYAGAEVHSLLEAFNSEVNLQSNQVFTSEQAEVLVRWSQWLQNTTPLAGGAPGKPVLSDNNGHDTGLRDGRYTVTMNLWWGNNGTEFKLYENDVLISNQMLTDSSPNAQAMSTDIVGKSNGTYTYTCELVNSFGSTTCDPLILTVTDATPGKPIVSHDNWSGDGTYDVMMNMWWGTNGTEYRLYENGEVIDTQTLNTATPAAQMTVTKLKDKAPGVYEYYAVLVNASGETSSKKITVTVKPRN from the coding sequence ATGAATTCACTTAGAGGGCTACTTTTTGGAAAATCGCTTAAACGTATTTTTAGGATCACAGTTTCTTTAAGTTTGTTGGTAACGCTAGTGCCTTTATCAGCAGAAGGAGCCGCAGTAGAATCGACAGAGCTGTCGATAATTACGGATTACCAACCTGCCATTAATGAGGTTATAGATGAAAGCGGATTCAAACATCCGGGTGTTGGCCTGACCAAGGATATTCTTGAGAATATTAGGACACAGGTACGGGCGCAAAAAGAACCCTGGATCACTTATTATAATCAGATGCTTCTCTCTCCGGCAGCTTCAAGAACGGTCACTTCCAACAATCAGAGTGGTGCGAATCCGTTGAAACCAGCGAGCGATGCTTTTAATAGCCAAGGCTTTAATTCAAGATTTATAGCGGATGGGTTGAAGGCTTATACACAAGCTCTATTGTATGTAATATCGGGTGATGAGGTTTACAGAGCTAATGCCATGCATATTATCCGGATTTGGTCACAGATGGACCCTGAGAAATACGTGTATTTTAATGATGCACATATTCATACAGGAATTCCGCTTAATCGAATGGTTACTGCGGCGGAAATCTTAAGGTACACAAGTACTCAAACTGAAGAGCTGAAATGGACGGAACAAGATGTCGCTGATTTTACGAATAATCTTATTAATCCGCTTATTGAAACGTTCCAACACACAAATGATCGTTTTATGAACCAGCATCTTTATCCGCTGCTTGGAGCTATGTCAGGTTATATTTTTACAGGAAATAAAGATAGGTACAATGAGGGAGTTGAATGGTTTACCGTCAATAAAACCGCTGTCGATCAGGGGCAAAATGGCGCGATAAAAGCATTATTCAGATGGGTTGATACAAATATTGTAACAGGGGAAAAAGTTAATCCTCCCGTAGTTCAGCATGTTGAAATGGGCAGAGATCAGGCGCATGGCGCTGGGGATATAACGAATGTAGAGATTTTATCACGTTTATTATTGGCTCAGGAAACAAAGGTAGATCCGGTAGAGGGGACTGTTTCTAGTGCGCCAAATGCGGTGGGTCCGTATGAATTTCTAGATCAACGGATTTTAAAAGCTGCCGACTACTTTGCGCAGTATATGATTGGCCATGATACACCATGGATTCCAGTGGCGGCACATACAGATGTAAATGGAAATCCAACGATTATCTATAAACACTTGGCTGGCGGTTACAGGGGGAGAATTGGCGGTAATGTCTATGACCTTTATTATTATTATAAATATACAGCTGGAATAAATATGGAGGTTGAAGCTCCTTACTTTAGCGAGATGTTTACTAAGAGATTGCCTTTCTATTGGGAGTCTCCGGATGGAGGCGGGGATTATTGGCTGTACATCCCTAAAGAAGCAGAGGGCGAGGGTACGCTCAATCTGCCGAAGGGGATAACGAATCCAGATTTGAGAGAACTAGAAGACCGGTACACGAAGCTTGATAGTCACTCCACCACAAAACAAGAAGGAGACACTACTTACGTTGAGATTACCGCAACAGATGAGGGCAGTAAAATTGCTTATGTGGGTGCAAGCAGCGGCGAACGAACCATTGCTTTTAAGATTCGGACTACTGGCATAGCAACCATGGAGGTGTTTGGCGATACCGTTACGCTGCCTGATACAAAGGGGCAATGGAGGTATATTCAGTATGCGTTCAATGAGTTCCAAGGCTTCAGCGATCTTGTCTATTTTAATGTGAAAGGAAATGGGACAACAGTCGATATTGACCATATTAATTTAAAAGCTGGGGCACAGCTTACCCCTCCAGTATTTACATCAGGGAAGGCACCGGTATCTTTATTTACCTATGAGGGATCTACAGCGGCAATTCAATTTGATTTCTCTGCGACAGACGCAGGTGCAACGGATGTTGTTGCCTATCAAGCGGATCAATTACCTGAGGGCGCACTGTTCAATGAAACTTCAGGTGTTTTCTCTTGGTCTGGAGCACATGCGGGAACGTATTCCTTTGTAGTGAGTGCCTCAGACGGAACTTCGGTTACAACCAAGGATGTTACTGTTGTAGTAGCGAATGATCGGCAATCTGCCGTCAACGCCGTCATTTCTCCTTATCATGCTGATGTGCCTTACATTTCGGCAACGTTAGCTCACTATAAGCAAGTGCATGCTGAGGTAATGGATGTAATTACTAATGTCACTGACGAGGTCTTCTATCAGAAGTTATTTGACCTGAATCTTGCAGTGCAAAGTCTTAAAGAATTGACGCCTTTAATGAAAGATGGAAGTGTTAATTTTACGAATATGTTTGTCAGCTCAACCTTTGGTAATGCAGTCCCGAACCTGCTGGACAACACAAATGATAGTTTTGTGGGGTATTATACAGCGCAGGATCGGGCGCATTACATGGATTTAGGACCGGATTTTCAAATATCAGCAGAAAGCTTTGAGCTTCAGGTAAGAGCTAGTTTTCCGGAGAGAATTGGCGGCGTTGCAATGTTCGGATCGAATGACAAAGAAAATTGGACCCGCTTAACTCCCGGTTTGACAACAGTTACTGAAGAGATGCAGAGACTAGAGGTTCAAGCAGGCCTGGAGCATGAAAAATTCCGATTTTTGAAAATGGAAATGATAAAGCCTTCGAGTACTATGCTGGAAATTGCTGAATTTAGAATCTTTGGCCAGCGGTATGAGACAGTAAATCAATTAGAGTCCGTGTCCATTCACTCAGATCAAAGCTTAAAAAATCGGATTATTCCAGGGGATACGATTCAATTATCCTTTAAGTCTACAGAAATGATCCATAATGTCACGGCCAATATACAGGGTCAACCTGTTGCAGTCAGTTCTGTGGACAATATCAACTGGACAGCTAAGCTTGTGGTGAATGAAAATGTTCCGTCAGGTACTGTGAAATTTAAGATCAATTATAAAACGGCAGCTGGAGAGGATGCAGTAGAGACTATTTTTACAACAGATGGTTCTACTTTATTCATTGCGGATCAGACAGGGCTTGTCGCTAATGTGCTTGAGATAGCAAATCTAATCGATTCCAGTGGAAGGAATCCGGCTGATCTTTTGGCAACAGCAAAAGTTTTATTTGATAATCATTTAGGTTCTATCACGGATTTTCGTTTAAATGGCAGTGGTTATGGTGCATATCTAACCTTTGACTTTAAAGAAGGCGGCCAGGCATTGCTGTCTAGGGTAGAAGTAATCGGAAGGCAAGATAATTATGCGGGCAGAATTAATGGAACAGTGGTGCAAGGCTCCAACGACAATGTGACGTGGACTACGATCTCTAATGCAGCCTGGAATACGCCGGAATGGCAGACGTTGACGATTAACAGCACAGAACCCTATCGTTATATCCGCATCACCAATGGAAACAACTGGTATGGAAACATGGCTGAACTACGTTTGTATGGTGATGTTAAAATCAATTCAAAGCTTGATGCGGTGTCCATTAGCTCCGACCAAAGTATCCAGAAACGAATTGTGTCTGGGAACACGGTGAAATTGTCTTTTAAAGCAAGTGATGCAATAAACCAAGTGAATGTCAATATTCAGGGTCAAGTCGCAACCATTGCTACTGTCGATAAGATCAATTGGACGGCTGAAGCGGTGATGGGCAATAACGTACAACCTGGACCTGTGAACTTTAGTATTAAATACAAGACAAAGGAGGGAATCGAGGGGCCGGAAAAAACATCAACTACAGATGGTTCATCTCTGTACATTCCCGATGAGACCGAGTTGATTAGTAATGTGCTTGCGATTACTAATTTAAGTGATTCCAGTGGGAGAACATCCACTGATCTCAGGAATGTTGCGGGATCATTATTCGATGGAAATGCAGGCTCAATTACGGATTTTCGGGTAAATGGCAGTGGATATGGAGGATTTATAACGTTTGATTTTAAAGAAGGGAATAGGGTCCAGCTGTCCAAGGCAGAGGTGCTTTCCAGGCAAGATAATTATTTTACACGAATCAATGGGACTGTGGTTCAGGGGTCGAATGATAATACAAGCTGGACGACAATCTCCTCACCTGCAGGAAAAACGATGGATTGGCAGACCTTAAGTATTAGTAACGCAGAAGCCTATCGTTATATCCGGATCTATAATAGTAGTAATTGGTTTGGAAACATGGCAGAATTACGCTTTTATGGTGTAGTAAAAGGGGCAGATCATACAGCTCCGGTGACAATGGATGATGCGCCACAAGGTTGGACTAACAAGGATACGTTGGTAACCTTCACAGCTACAGATGCGGGCTCTGGTGTTGCGGTAACCTATTTCACAGTAAACGATGGCGAGCAGCAAACCGGGAATTCAGTTATTTTGTCCCATGAAGGAACACATAAGTTAGTTTATTGGAGCGTTGACCGGGAAGGTAATGTGGAACAGCCGCAAAAGGTTGCTGTGGTGAAGATTGATCGAACCGCACCACAGGTGGTAATTAACGGAGAGGTTTCCTATACCATAGAGCAGACATTAAACATCACCTGTAATGCAGCTGATACTGTATCAGGCATCACTTATTCGCCATGTGATTCAACGCTCGCAGATGTAAAGGCGTATACGCTGGAACCGGGAACTCATAGTGTAACTGCGAAAGCCGAGGATGCGGCGGGCAATGTCGGGTTGGCAGAGCATTCGTTTAGTGTATATGCGACATTTGACAGCTTGTCGGCATTAACCGAAACTTTTGCAGCTGAGACGGGTGCTCCAGATTTAGAAAACGTAACCAACTCACTTTTGCAGCAGCTGGCTAACGCAAAAGAAAAAGCTGAGCAGTATGCTGGCGCAGAAGTTCACAGCTTGCTGGAAGCTTTTAATAGTGAAGTGAACCTCCAGAGCAATCAGGTGTTCACTTCTGAGCAGGCAGAGGTTCTAGTCCGTTGGTCACAATGGCTCCAGAATACAACTCCGCTTGCTGGTGGAGCCCCTGGAAAGCCAGTGTTGTCTGACAATAATGGGCACGACACCGGGCTTCGAGATGGCAGATATACCGTCACCATGAATCTTTGGTGGGGGAACAACGGTACCGAATTTAAGCTCTATGAAAACGATGTGCTGATCAGTAACCAGATGCTGACGGACAGCTCACCGAATGCGCAAGCCATGAGTACGGATATTGTGGGCAAATCAAATGGGACCTACACGTACACGTGCGAGCTGGTCAACAGCTTCGGCTCGACAACCTGCGATCCGCTTATCCTTACTGTTACCGATGCAACACCGGGTAAGCCTATAGTATCCCACGACAACTGGAGCGGGGATGGAACTTATGACGTTATGATGAATATGTGGTGGGGAACCAATGGTACTGAGTACCGTTTGTATGAGAATGGAGAAGTGATCGACACCCAGACACTAAACACGGCTACCCCTGCGGCTCAGATGACAGTTACGAAACTTAAAGATAAAGCACCAGGTGTATATGAATATTACGCAGTATTAGTCAATGCATCAGGCGAGACATCTAGTAAGAAAATCACAGTAACTGTCAAGCCAAGAAACTGA
- a CDS encoding glycosyl hydrolase family 28 protein: MSELIIYEQPNEALGKDDFTVSVREPGGVWQSLFVFEAKVDMHQVRSTSMVYFDMDGTVEVSVHCKKQQIEQAVIRPLASQISFQIEENTLLFTLEHPCKLSIEINGERFSNLHLFANPLETAPPRHDDDNVVLVQPGIHQFAAIAEQVQHLSERANGERQTIYFMPGLHQFENPMLHIPSGTTVYIAGGAILCGSIMIDHAENVVVRGRGVLYLADMEKTTYLRGVQIQHSEQIEIEGIITLDPPHYSIYIGASKHIRIHNFKAFSTRGWCDGIDMMASSNVDINDVFLRTSDDCIAIYGSRGEYYGDTRHITVKDSILWADVAHAIHVGIHGDHQHNGDFIENIWFENIDVLEHHEPQENYWGVMAICAGDNNTIRKVTFKNIRVEDFELGQLFDVRVVWNKTYNPVPGRCIENIEFSDIHYNGKNTHPSRIFGYDEERGVKDIYFYNLQINGEVIVDLNNKHFVVNEFASGIYLH, encoded by the coding sequence ATGAGCGAATTAATTATTTATGAGCAGCCGAATGAAGCCCTGGGGAAAGACGATTTTACAGTAAGCGTAAGAGAGCCTGGTGGGGTATGGCAATCTCTGTTTGTTTTTGAAGCAAAGGTGGATATGCATCAGGTTCGGTCGACATCGATGGTTTATTTTGATATGGATGGCACGGTGGAGGTCTCTGTTCATTGTAAAAAACAACAGATTGAACAAGCGGTTATTCGCCCTTTGGCATCCCAAATCTCCTTTCAAATCGAAGAGAATACCCTTTTGTTCACATTGGAGCACCCGTGTAAGCTTTCCATTGAAATCAATGGAGAACGTTTTAGTAACTTGCATCTTTTTGCCAACCCCTTGGAGACAGCCCCTCCTAGACATGACGATGATAATGTAGTGCTTGTCCAACCAGGAATACATCAATTTGCGGCTATCGCAGAACAAGTTCAGCATTTGTCAGAAAGGGCTAACGGGGAGCGTCAGACGATATATTTTATGCCCGGGCTTCATCAATTCGAGAATCCAATGCTGCATATCCCTTCTGGGACCACCGTTTATATTGCCGGAGGCGCGATCCTTTGTGGATCCATAATGATTGACCATGCTGAGAATGTTGTTGTTCGTGGCAGAGGTGTTCTGTATTTGGCGGATATGGAGAAAACCACTTATTTAAGAGGCGTTCAAATCCAGCATTCTGAACAGATTGAGATCGAAGGGATCATCACGCTTGATCCTCCGCATTACAGTATATATATCGGAGCGTCTAAGCATATTCGCATTCATAACTTCAAAGCTTTCAGTACACGCGGCTGGTGTGATGGAATTGATATGATGGCTAGCTCAAATGTGGATATTAATGATGTGTTCTTGAGAACTTCTGATGATTGCATTGCCATTTACGGCAGTCGTGGAGAGTATTATGGAGACACACGCCATATCACGGTTAAAGATTCCATACTCTGGGCGGACGTCGCTCATGCCATACATGTCGGTATTCATGGTGATCACCAACATAATGGCGATTTTATAGAAAATATTTGGTTCGAAAATATCGATGTGCTTGAACATCACGAGCCGCAGGAAAATTATTGGGGCGTTATGGCAATTTGTGCAGGGGACAACAATACCATTCGTAAGGTTACTTTCAAAAATATCCGGGTGGAGGATTTCGAACTAGGTCAGCTGTTTGATGTCCGCGTGGTGTGGAATAAAACCTATAATCCGGTGCCAGGACGCTGTATCGAAAATATTGAATTTAGCGATATCCACTACAATGGGAAGAATACCCATCCTTCCCGTATATTCGGCTATGACGAGGAAAGAGGTGTGAAGGACATTTATTTTTATAATCTCCAGATTAATGGAGAGGTTATTGTCGACCTGAATAACAAACATTTTGTAGTGAATGAATTTGCCAGCGGTATTTATTTGCATTAA
- a CDS encoding extracellular solute-binding protein: MRHTSKKWLEIAAIALSASLVMSGCGGNAANNSTNEAKPTNQGQGGTSAAEAPIEIIWANNFNTPEEDGNYVQTELEKKFNVKIKNIKLERGTWKEQFSVLLASGDIPDIFPVDANETDMVQWADQGIIATIDKAEIESLMPKYAAALDSVDSGAWGVGLYNEKNWGIPKIWPGGLDGFIPGYNEAWLKNIGYSEPPKTLEELEDVLTKFVNEDPDKNGKKDTYGLIGRGKLPEQLFTSVFSAYAVSPYQFKKDASGNVVYGGVTEETRSALALLSKWYKAGLIDPEFITSDNNEINIKFADQKVGMVDNGKWGNFYKESGFVAKPGLEKGQIFVPGKPFTAPDGVAYSFAYGARQAPVLFGVQLEKDEKKRHKIMEILEYVSTDSEGFLLTGFGQLGVSYDMEGDLAIPKADEEVSAPKMGAGNFYNPLSSTDTSMEKHTVKQELLDLRDKITPGVTPLLDVLGPAVLTSKPKYWGNLKTLQDTFVIKAITGEANTGKDFDNFKDSWLKAGGQEVTDEVNKVLADRK; the protein is encoded by the coding sequence ATGAGGCATACATCCAAGAAATGGTTGGAAATTGCTGCGATAGCCCTATCGGCTTCACTTGTCATGAGTGGTTGTGGCGGGAATGCGGCGAATAATAGCACTAACGAAGCTAAGCCTACGAATCAAGGTCAAGGGGGGACATCAGCAGCTGAAGCTCCGATTGAAATTATTTGGGCGAACAACTTTAATACGCCAGAAGAAGACGGTAACTATGTGCAAACCGAGCTAGAGAAGAAATTTAATGTAAAAATCAAAAATATTAAATTGGAACGTGGAACTTGGAAAGAACAATTTTCGGTGCTTCTAGCTTCTGGAGATATTCCTGATATCTTCCCGGTCGATGCAAACGAAACGGATATGGTGCAATGGGCAGATCAAGGGATCATTGCGACAATTGATAAGGCTGAAATTGAATCCCTGATGCCGAAATATGCAGCAGCATTGGATTCCGTTGATTCCGGGGCATGGGGCGTAGGCTTATACAACGAAAAAAACTGGGGGATCCCGAAAATTTGGCCAGGTGGTCTTGATGGATTTATTCCGGGCTATAATGAAGCCTGGCTGAAAAATATTGGCTACTCAGAACCACCCAAGACATTGGAAGAGCTTGAAGATGTACTCACCAAATTTGTTAATGAAGATCCGGACAAAAATGGGAAGAAAGATACTTACGGCTTAATCGGCCGCGGCAAGCTTCCAGAACAATTGTTCACAAGTGTGTTCTCAGCCTATGCTGTTTCCCCTTATCAATTCAAGAAGGATGCTTCCGGGAACGTAGTTTATGGAGGCGTTACAGAAGAGACACGATCAGCATTGGCGTTATTGAGCAAATGGTACAAAGCGGGTCTGATTGATCCTGAATTCATAACTAGTGACAATAACGAAATCAATATTAAATTTGCTGATCAAAAAGTGGGTATGGTGGATAACGGGAAGTGGGGCAATTTTTATAAAGAATCTGGGTTTGTCGCAAAACCTGGTCTAGAGAAAGGTCAAATATTCGTGCCTGGCAAGCCGTTTACAGCTCCAGATGGCGTTGCTTATTCATTCGCGTATGGTGCAAGACAGGCGCCAGTATTGTTCGGTGTTCAACTCGAAAAGGATGAGAAAAAACGCCATAAAATTATGGAAATTCTTGAATATGTGTCTACGGATTCCGAAGGTTTTCTGCTGACAGGTTTCGGTCAATTGGGGGTGAGCTATGATATGGAAGGGGACCTTGCCATTCCAAAAGCGGATGAAGAGGTTAGTGCTCCGAAGATGGGAGCGGGCAATTTCTATAATCCACTTAGCTCCACAGACACTTCAATGGAAAAACATACGGTAAAACAAGAATTGCTAGATTTGAGAGACAAGATCACTCCAGGTGTTACACCATTGCTTGATGTACTAGGCCCAGCGGTATTGACAAGCAAACCCAAGTATTGGGGCAATCTGAAGACGTTACAAGATACGTTTGTTATCAAGGCGATTACAGGAGAAGCGAACACGGGTAAAGATTTTGATAATTTCAAGGATAGCTGGCTAAAAGCCGGAGGTCAGGAAGTAACGGATGAAGTAAATAAAGTGTTGGCGGATCGTAAATAG
- a CDS encoding carbohydrate ABC transporter permease — protein sequence MKLSTGEKVFQVFLILFVIILCITMIYPFLHVLSISFSTPAEALRPGIHFYPKEVSFFAWKRVLTTDTVWQTMGNTVFRTVVGTALTLVFLSLGAYPLSRKYLPHRGFYTMFIVVTMFFGGGLIPTYLLIKSLGLINSLWVYIVPGLLSTFNLLLLRNFFMGIPEELEDSAKIDGANDMRILFTIVVPLSKPVLATLALWTAVGHWNAWFDAMLYMQDQSKIVLQLFLRRLVISAEGDPMLPLPTNEQAPEMVKAAIIMFTALPILMIYPFLQRFFVKGIMVGSLKG from the coding sequence ACGATGATTTATCCCTTCTTGCATGTGCTCTCTATATCATTTAGCACACCTGCGGAGGCCCTTCGGCCGGGAATTCATTTCTATCCTAAAGAAGTTTCCTTCTTTGCTTGGAAGCGTGTACTGACAACTGATACGGTCTGGCAAACGATGGGGAATACGGTTTTTCGCACAGTTGTAGGAACGGCTCTGACACTGGTGTTTCTGTCACTGGGAGCATATCCGCTGTCTCGCAAATATTTGCCGCACCGGGGATTTTATACAATGTTCATTGTTGTAACGATGTTTTTTGGCGGCGGGCTTATCCCTACCTATCTGCTAATCAAAAGTCTGGGGCTTATAAATTCGTTATGGGTTTATATTGTCCCCGGCCTGCTCAGCACGTTTAATCTTCTGCTCCTGCGAAATTTCTTTATGGGTATACCGGAGGAACTGGAGGATTCAGCTAAAATAGATGGGGCTAATGATATGCGGATCTTATTTACGATTGTTGTTCCGCTGTCGAAGCCTGTTCTAGCAACATTAGCCCTATGGACTGCAGTAGGGCACTGGAACGCTTGGTTTGATGCAATGTTATATATGCAGGATCAATCAAAGATTGTACTGCAGCTCTTCTTAAGACGGCTTGTTATTTCAGCCGAAGGAGATCCGATGTTACCACTTCCTACTAATGAGCAGGCTCCTGAAATGGTCAAAGCAGCTATTATTATGTTTACAGCGCTGCCTATATTAATGATCTATCCATTCCTGCAACGTTTCTTCGTCAAAGGAATTATGGTTGGATCACTTAAGGGTTAG